One segment of Pseudophryne corroboree isolate aPseCor3 chromosome 10, aPseCor3.hap2, whole genome shotgun sequence DNA contains the following:
- the LOC134966973 gene encoding free fatty acid receptor 2-like: MAASPRSFMGLLAIYILTFLTGLPANLLAFYAFLVKVRRKPTPVDIFLLNLTISDLLLLSFLPLKMIEAASGMIWNMAEGLCASTGFFYYSSIYISTLFLTAVSLERYLGVAFPIKYKIHRKPKYAVFLSIIFWLVACANCSIVYVIQYKVPNNSTKQNKCYDDFSELQLYYLLPVRLELGVVLFFIPSIITLFCYINFIRILMSLPNIQKRRKHRAIGLAIATLANFCICFVPYNISHIVGFIQKKSPDWRVYALLFSTFNATLDPVIFYFTSTAVQNTFFDFLSAILVKLRKVCPGKTFCPPPSHPSFNNSNRDGSSTLQSL, translated from the exons atggctgcctcacctagaTCCTTCATGGG TCTTCTGGCTATCTACATTTTGACTTTCCTGACCGGCCTGCCTGCTAACTTGCTGGCCTTCTACGCCTTTTTAGTCAAGGTCCGCAGGAAGCCAACACCAGTGGACATCTTTCTCCTCAACCTGACCATCTCAGATCTTCTCCTGTTGTCCTTCCTTCCTCTGAAGATGATAGAGGCTGCATCTGGCATGATCTGGAATATGGCGGAGGGACTTTGCGCATCGACAGGGTTCTTCTATTACAGCAGCATCTACATCAGTACCCTGTTCCTCACGGCTGTCAGCTTAGAGCGCTACCTGGGCGTGGCCTTTCCTATTAAGTATAAGATCCACCGCAAGCCTAAGTACGCCGTATTTCTAAGCATAATCTTCTGGCTGGTAGCGTGCGCCAATTGCAGCATCGTATACGTCATCCAGTACAAAGTGCCCAACAACAGCACCAAGCAGAACAAGTGCTATGACGACTTCTCCGAATTGCAGCTGTACTATCTGCTCCCTGTGCGATTGGAGTTAGGGGTGGTCCTTTTCTTCATTCCATCCATTATAACGCTTTTCTGCTACATAAACTTCATACGGATTCTGATGTCTCTGCCAAACATCCAAAAGAGACGGAAACACAGAGCCATTGGTTTGGCCATCGCCACGCTTGCCAACTTTTGCATCTGCTTTGTGCCCTACAACATATCCCATATTGTTGGATTTATACAAAAGAAGAGTCCGGACTGGAGAGTGTACGCCCTGCTATTTAGCACTTTCAACGCAACTTTGGACCCGGTCATCTTCTATTTCACCTCGACGGCAGTGCAGAACACGTTCTTTGACTTTTTGTCGGCCATCTTAGTAAAGCTGAGGAAGGTTTGCCCAGGTAAGACGTTTTGCCCCCCTCCGTCTCATCCTTCATTTAATAACAGCAATCGAGATGGGTCCTCCACTTTGCAGTCGCTATAA